One stretch of Oncorhynchus tshawytscha isolate Ot180627B linkage group LG21, Otsh_v2.0, whole genome shotgun sequence DNA includes these proteins:
- the ints5 gene encoding integrator complex subunit 5 codes for MSGFFDGTLLTVSMQTSLAHSPQNALSPQELSQEIKSFISGVDQTQGRKLSVREHARCAVRLLRSVPACRGAVLEHLRGVYNEHVSTFLHNLEADGEGDGDSNLEDVIMEVHGVLAEFIRLNPRAWAPLVSTWAVDLLGQLSSKHAGRRAAPQSSSLNELLQLWMSCAATRSLMEAYTQCLAAMIAWCPDQCVDALLDTSVQHSPHFDWVVAHIGSSFPGTIISRVLACGLKDFCSHGTADKGQGDKSNRVPKIGSVVGILGHLAARHSDSIRQELLRMFQESLSPPTIPPSSGSTSWEHSTQLCRGAVPFLLQLAALSPSLLGAVSAELVESLRPPVLLQLQAVLQGLPRDELDNMMGLVVHLIAQSPAGGARILRFLADTATPASVIISGPTPSPHEGVREACDRLLQMLLLHLHKLVYTCSEGDDSYYSRPHSPSSQAPRVVPFLEEMQSHVGELCAETLRLERKRHLWLHQLLCLLSVYRGPSVATEALCQLLTLARNPDQLALAWQLHTPLSTCLPGLIPAAVTRCVAQIHTHTLGPKQLCQLLLNLASAMQSVQEEERRGPGGMGGGASPQSSMALQVGAAVSGHLHDFCPLLLHGDQAVSHAAVRLLSRSLLPRATLPSHLLLVCRAAVTHFFLALRRRVQAGKGRDGGQGGEAVNCSVLLLSRLAGYSPLTLKCVLLQLVEGALHKGNADLFGGQSEDIRGDTPISPSLAPDRGGFLLDINCRFGTTVNFSGSVWSVFHAGVIGKGLKQRSATPHPDAASVIQNVQTLLAVTVQCCSAPSGNGGNSGGTRHQSTVVPDEPPPINAEAAKMMAVTLVEYICPDVANGELSWPPEEHARTTVERDIHIRRCFEAHPVLFPLLHVVAAGHPALCYCSAVLRGLLATLLAHWEASREPLAVDSPWHLQASCMLVSCMGEGQLLPPVLGNVHEAFPYLTPFEVRLLLLAVWEYVRGNGPMPQKFVFSAEKGLFCRDFARDGDVARYVAPIHSVLHKNIDRLGHLCWRFQL; via the exons ATGTCTGGCTTTTTTGACGGAACTCTCCTGACAGTCTCCATGCAGacctctctcgctcactcaccGCAGAATGCACTTAG ccCCCAGGAGCTGTCCCAGGAGATCAAATCCTTCATCAGTGGCGTGGACCAGACCCAGGGTCGTAAACTCAGCGTCCGTGAGCATGCCCGCTGTGCAGTGCGTCTGCTACGATCCGTGCCTGCCTGTCGTGGGGCGGTGCTTGAGCACCTAAGGGGCGTGTACAACGAGCACGTCTCAACCTTTCTTCACAATCTGGAGGCGGACGGCGAGGGCGATGGGGACTCCAACCTGGAGGACGTCATCATGGAGGTCCATGGCGTCCTGGCAGAGTTCATCAGGCTCAACCCCCGAGCCTGGGCTCCCCTCGTCTCCACCTGGGCTGTAGACCTGCTGGGGCAGCTGAGCTCCAAGCATGCTGGTCGCAGGGCAGCTCCCCAATCCTCCAGCCTCAACGAGCTGCTGCAGCTGTGGATGTCCTGTGCAGCTACCCGCTCCCTCATGGAGGCCTATACCCAGTGCCTGGCGGCCATGATAGCCTGGTGTCCTGATCAATGTGTGGACGCTCTCCTGGACACCTCCGTGCAGCACTCCCCCCACTTTGACTGGGTGGTGGCCCACATCGGATCCTCCTTCCCGGGCACCATCATCAGCCGCGTCCTGGCCTGTGGCCTTAAAGACTTCTGCTCCCACGGAACGGCTGACAAGGGTCAGGGAGACAAGAGCAACCGAGTGCCTAAGATCGGCTCTGTGGTGGGGATCCTGGGCCACCTGGCGGCGCGGCACTCTGACAGCATCCGGCAGGAGCTGCTGAGGATGTTCCAGGAGAGCCTCAGTCCCCCGACTATACCCCCCAGCTCTGGTTCCACCTCCTGGGAGCACTCAACTCAGCTATGCCGAGGCGCAGTGCCCTTCCTCCTCCAGCTGGCGGCGCTGTCACCCTCTCTGCTGGGCGCCGTGTCTGCTGAGCTGGTGGAGTCTCTACGGCCTCCAGTCTTGCTCCAGCTCCAGGCTGTTCTACAAGGGCTTCCCAGGGACGAGCTGGACAACATGATGGGGCTGGTTGTTCACCTCATCGCCCAGAGCCCTGCTGGAGGGGCACGCATCCTCCGTTTCCTCGCTGACACGGCCACCCCTGCATCCGTCATTATCTCCGGCCCAACGCCTTCCCCTCACGAGGGGGTCCGGGAGGCCTGTGACCGCCTCCTCCAGATGCTCCTGCTGCATCTCCACAAGCTGGTCTACACCTGCTCAGAGGGGGACGACAGCTACTACAGCcgcccccactctccctcctcccaggCCCCCCGGGTAGTCCCCTTCCTGGAGGAGATGCAGTCACACGTGGGAGAGCTGTGTGCCGAGACATTGAGGCTGGAAAGGAAGCGCCATCTCTGGCTGCACCAGCTGCTGTGTCTGCTGTCTGTGTACAGGGGCCCCAGTGTGGCCACGGAGGCCCTCTGTCAGCTGCTCACCCTGGCACGGAACCCAGACCAGCTGGCCCTGGCCTGGCAGCTCCACACCCCGCTGTCCACCTGCCTGCCAGGCCTCATCCCTGCAGCAGTGACCCGCTGCGTGGcccagatccacacacacaccctgggacCCAAGCAGCTCTGCCAGCTCCTCCTCAACCTGGCCTCTGCCATGCAGAGtgtacaggaggaggagaggaggggtccTGGAGGCATGGGAGGAGGTGCTAGTCCTCAGTCCTCCATGGCATTGCAGGTTGGAGCAGCGGTCTCGGGACACCTCCATGATTTCTGCCCTCTGCTCCTCCACGGTGACCAGGCGGTATCCCACGCTGCCGTGCGGCTCCTGTCCCGCAGCCTCCTCCCCCGTGCCACCCTGCCTTCGCACCTGCTGCTCGTCTGTCGGGCCGCCGTCACACACTTCTTCCTGGCGCTGCGGAGGAGAGTACAGGCAGGgaaggggagagacggagggcagggaggagaggcGGTGAACTGTTCGGTGCTCCTCCTGTCCCGTCTGGCAGGTTACTCCCCTCTAACCCTCAAATGTGTCCTGCTGCAGCTGGTGGAGGGAGCTCTACATAAAGGAAACGCTGACCTGTTCGGAGGGCAGAGCGAGGACATTAGAGGGGACACCCCAATCTCCCCGTCCTTGGCCCCTGACCGGGGGGGCTTCCTGCTGGACATCAACTGCAGGTTTGGCACTACGGTCAACTTCTCTGGcagtgtgtggtctgtgttcCATGCTGGGGTGATAGGGAAGGGTCTGAAGCAGCGCAGCGCTACGCCTCACCCAGACGCTGCCAGTGTCATACAGAACGTCCAGACTCTGCTGGCTGTCACCGTCCAGTGCTGCAGCGCGCCATCTGGGAATGGTGGCAACAGTGGAGGCACCCGACACCAATCCACCGTCGTTCCCGACGAGCCGCCGCCCATCAACGCTGAGGCGGCCAAAATGATGGCGGTGACGCTGGTGGAGTATATCTGCCCCGACGTGGCCAACGGGGAACTGTCATGGCCGCCAGAGGAACATGCACGCACAACTGTAGAACGTGACATACACATCCGCCGCTGCTTCGAGGCCCACCCTGTCCTCTTCCCTTTACTCCATGTTGTGGCTGCCGGGCATCCTGCTCTCTGTTACTGTTCTGCGGTGCTCCGGGGCCTGCTGGCCACTCTGCTAGCCCACTGGGAGGCTTCGAGGGAGCCTTTGGCAGTAGACTCCCCCTGGCACCTCCAGGCCTCTTGCATGCTGGTGTCATGTATGGGCGAGGGCCAGCTGCTGCCCCCGGTGCTGGGCAACGTCCACGAGGCCTTCCCCTACCTGACGCCCTTCGAGGTGAGGCTTCTCCTCCTGGCTGTGTGGGAGTATGTGAGGGGCAATGGCCCCATGCCACAGAAGTTTGTCTTCAGTGCCGAGAAGGGCCTGTTCTGCCGGGATTTTGCACGGGACGGGGACGTGGCGAGATACGTAGCGCCCATCCACAGTGTCCTGCATAAGAACATTGACCGGCTGGGGCATCTATGCTGGCGTTTCCAGCTCTGA
- the LOC112221156 gene encoding phospholipase A and acyltransferase 4 gives MAPTLYDKKPEPGDLIEIFRGNYQHWALYVGDGFVVHLAPPSEGPGARANSMMSVLSDKAKVKKEEIWDVVGHDQWCVNNQLDEKYQVRPIHEILREAQAYVDQEMPYCVFRGNCEHFVTDLRYGKAESRQVRQAVETVGMAAMVGFGVLAVAGIAVAIFGGGSKKKNEEEEEYK, from the exons ATGGCTCCAACATTG tATGATAAGAAGCCGGAGCCAGGGGATCTGATAGAGATATTCAGAGGGAACTACCAGCACTGGGCTTTGTACGTTGGTGACGGCTTTGTTGTTCACCTGGCCCCACCCT CCGAGGGACCTGGGGCCAGGGCCAACAGCATGATGTCTGTGCTCAGTGACAAGGCTAAGGTGAAGAAGGAAGAGATCTGGGACGTGGTGGGGCATGATCAGTGGTGCGTAAACAACCAGCTGGATGAGAAGTACCAG GTCAGACCCATACATGAGATACTGAGGGAAGCCCAGGCCTATGTGGACCAGGAGATGCCCTACTGTGTCTTCAGGGGGAACTGTGAGCACTTTGTCACAGATCTGAGATATGGGAAGGCTGAGTCTCGACAG GTTCGTCAGGCTGTGGAAACTGTGGGAATGGCTGCAATGGTGGGCTTCGGAGTCCTTGCTGTTGCAGGTATCGCAGTGGCCATCTTTGGAGGTGGAAGCAAGAAGaagaatgaagaagaagaagaatataaGTGA